The genomic segment AATCATGTCCAGCAAGAAGTGAATGTGTCGTACTCTCAGTCGCACAGCTACCCAGTTCGGCGGAAACTGCGATTGTTTCTGTCTGTCGGCAGTAAGGGCTTCATTCTCTGAGCCGCCTGGTTTCCGACCCAGATTTTCCAGAGACTTCGGGTGGACAGGGAAGACAAATCGAACCATCGTGCGGCTCCCAGCTGGCAGAGATCCGAAGGAGCAGCCTGCAAGCACGCTGATCGGATGGTATCCATTTCGGTGCGAAAGTAGCCAGAATCTCATGCAAAACAGAATAGCAACTCTTACGACATTAGTATTCGCCATCGTCTGGTCTACTTTTGTCACAATCGGGCAGGCAGCCTTCATTGCACATACGCCGAGCGATCGGCTGGAATCGCAGATTGATGCTCAGGCACGGCGAATTCAGGAACTGGAAGAGCGGCTGGACGAACGGACGAGTCTGTTCGGGAGCATTCCGGTGACCGGTGGGCAATCGTGTGTGCCGTCCCGCGTTGTACGAGTTCCCGTGGTGGCAGAATTTCCCGAGCCCGAATCGTGCGGTGAATCCGAAGGCCGGAAGTTTCTTAAGCTGGACTACTACGCTGACTACGACAAGGGATTTGTGATTCGGCCGGTCGATCCGAAGAAGCACCCGTTCGAACTGAAGGTTGACGGCTGGGTGCAGTTTCGACATCACGCTTTTGCGCGAGATACCGACAACTGGACCGATAACGCCGGTGTGACGCGGCCCGTGCAGAATCGCAACGCTTTCGACATTGAACGTGCTCGACTGAACCTGTCCGGGACGGTCATCGACCCGCGTTCCACGTTTTTCATTCAAATCGACGGAGACACTGATGGTGCTCACACGCTCGACTTCTTCGACTACTGGTGGGCCTGGCAGTTCAGCGATTCGTTTCAGATTCAAATGGGCAAGCGTAAAGTTCCGGGTAGTCGTCAGTGGCTGCTGGGGGCTCGTCGAACACGTCTGGTCGATCGCCCGATGGCGACCGACTTCTTCCGACCGGACCGCACGGTGGGCATATTCGGGGTTGGTACGCTGGGCGAAACCGGTCACTATGAAGTGATGGTGGGCAACGGTTACTCGTCAGCCAACATTCCCAATTCAGCGTCCGACAACCGCCTGACCTTTGCCGCCACGAACTACTTCGATCTCCTGGGAGACTTTGGCGGCCAACTGGTCGACTTCAGCAATTCCGACGATCCGCTGGTGCGAATTGGACATTCGTTCGTTTATTCACCCCAGGCTGGGCGTGCCACAGGCACTCCACTGGATGAAGCAGATTTTGTTCGTCTGGCGGACGGCACAAAACTTGTCCAAACAGGTGCTCTCGCGCCGGGGACCACGGTGACTGGCTTTGATGTCCTGTTGTACAGTGTGGATGCGGCGTGGAAATATCGGGGCTGGAGCGTCGACGCCGAGATGTACCTGCGATGGATCAATCAGCTTCAGGGCGACGGACCGCTACCGGAATCAGAGATCTTTCAGAAGGGCGTCTTTGTGGAAGGCGGTCGCTTTTTGATTCCCAAACTGCTCGACTTCAACGTGAGATACTCTCACGTCAGCGGCGAGTTCGGAAACGCATCCGAGTATGCTGCAGGGTTCAACTGGTACCCTCTAAAAAAATCGACGATGAAGGTTTCGTTCGACGTGACATCACTCGATGGCAGCCCGTTGCAGAACACCACCTCGGATATTCTCGTGGGGGACGACGGCACCTTATTTCGAACGCAGTTCCAGGCGGAATTCTAAACGCTCGCTCAACTTATCCTACGGCTTTTCACTCAACGGCACGTCGCGATACGACACGTGGCAGGCCTTGCAGTTGGCCAGAATGCGTTCCATCTGCATGCCGAGTTCCGCTGGTGGTGCAGCGGGCGATGGCGACGACTGGCGTGCATCGTTCCACATGTTGAGCTGCGCTTCGAGTTCCTGCGCGGCGGCTTCGGAGTCTTGCAGCCACTGCTGAAAATCATCGGGCTGCCGTTTTACTTCGTCCGTTCGCAGCATTTCGGTGAACAATTCCCGCAGCAGCAGAGCTTCGTGAGCCGGTTCCAGATCAGGATGATTGGCGGGCGATTTCCAGCCGGCTTCCGCGATCAACTTCAGGTGATCGGCCGCGTGACTCAGATGTACCATGGCTTCGGCCATCGGGGGGATTTTCTGGACCTCCTGGAACTCCACATGCAATTCATTCAACAGAGCCTGCTCGAACGGCGCTGCTTCCTGAGCCGCCTGAAACAGACCGCGATAGCCAGGATTTGTTCCGGCGAGTTCAAGAACGGAGACAGCCATTTCCGGGGGAATCAGTCCGGCCGAAACACACGCCACACTTGCCGCCGCCGGACTGCGGTGTTTGCCATGATGGCAATGGATATAGATCGGGCCGGGAAGATCATGAACGGCTTTGGCCCGTTCGTTAATCCGCTGGCTGGGAATCCCATCGTAGCCGTGCGGCAGATGCACATAGCTCAGCCCATGTCGTTTGGCCGTCGCAACATCGGGCGTCATGCCGTCAACGCTGATGACCGTTTTGATCCCCAGATCGGCCAGTTCCTGAAACGCGGCATCTCCTTCGGGCAGTCCTCCGGAAATGACTTTCGGATGCAATCGCACCGGATTGGGAAGGTGCTGACTGACAAGTTTGACCGGCAGGGCGTCGACCGATGACGCATCGGCAACATCCTTCGGCGTCGATTCTGCCCCTGAGGTTTCGGCTTGATTCGACTGCGGTGTTGGGAGCTGCGGCTGAGAGCACCCGGCGCCACCAATCAGTACGACCAGCCACAACAGGTTGCAATTCATTCTTGCGAAAGTCATTTTAAGCCTCGTAAGCAGGGAGTCATGGAAGAATCATTCGTCAGTGAGCGTCGAGTTCGATTTTGAAGTCGACAGCATCATCGGCCCCGGGGAATGTGATGTGAAACCTGATGCAAAGAGCCTGGTCAGTTTCCGGGATGACCAGACTTCCCTGAGCGTAGTGCGCGGGTTCTGCATCAGATCTGGGTTCGAAGACCATCGGAACCTGCTCAACCAGCACTTTTTCGTCGGCACAGGCAACGACGCTGTTGAAAAGAACGGCATCCGACACGTCGACGCCATCCTTGCTGATTGCAGCCGCAGGTTCAATCGAATCACCAATGTGAAAATGATCTCCATGATGCCCGAGTTGGACGAGATAACCATTCACTTCAACATCCTGTTTGACCCAAACCCGTTCATCACCTTCCGCATGACTGTGCCCGTGAGCCCCATCCGACATTTCAGCAGGCACGCCACCCACCGGAGTTTGTTGTCGATCACTGTCGGCACAGCCAGCCGCGAGCACGGCGACACTCAATACCAGACAACGAAGAGCAGATTTCATTCGACCACCCCTGTGTTAAGACTTCCTGGGAACAGGAAATTTGTTTACGCGTTGAGTCCGTTTTCTAACGGACGTAGGTTCTTTCACGTTGGCTCAGCCATTTGAGTGCGCAAGCAGCCACATAACCCTCTGGGACGTCGTCGATTCCTCAGACGTGGCCTCTCCAACGCCGAAGTTTGCCAGTGTGGGACTTCTTTCGGTCAGGAGTGATACGGCAACGAGTCGAGCGGCGACGTTGGCGAACGGCACAATTTGAGCCGCAATCACGGCTGGCTGATCCGTCTGCTCGCCCGTCTGATACTCTGAATCGGGGAATCGGGGAATCATCCAGAACTCGCCGATCACTTCGCCTCCTGCACGAGTGCCCAGAGCGTTGTACACATTCTCGTCGATATTCTCACTGATGGCTCGCACGGAACCATCCCCCATGGCGAACTGGCCGATGCCGGTATGCGGAGCTGACAGTCCTTTGTCATCAGTGCCAGGCTGATTCGGACGGAACTGTGTTTCGAACAGAACCATGTGCCCGTGATCATCGGTAAGATCGGTCACCTCCCGGACCGCGGCGGCCCAGGCGGTTTCGAACAATTGATGGCCACCCGCCGTTGTCGCAGGCAGAGGACCGTTGGTGCGTTCGCCGAGGAACAATGTGTTGCTGAGTCCGTCCGTGATGTCGCGAAACTTTGTACGGCTGTTGCGATAAAACACACCTCTACTCTGCAGAGGCGTGTCATCCAGATTCACCGTCGCTGTTGAAGGCCCCCAGTTGGCCGCATAACTGGCCGCTCCGTATTGCTCAATCGGGCTGACGGTGTCATCCCGTACCACGAAGTGCCCTTCTGAATACGGATCAGACGGACACAGAAACACGGACAAATGAGCTTCTCGCGGAATCAACTGCGAGACATCAAATACCGGAATGTTGAAGTTGAACTGGTCATACAGATTCTTCTGTTCGAGTTGCGGAAGAATCATACAGCCCCACGCAAAACCCATGTGATTTGCTCCGGAACCCGCCGGATCAAACTTGTGCAGATATCCAGGCGGCAAAAGCCCGTGGGTGGATTCGTAATTGTGCAGCCCCAGAGCCAGTTGCTTCAGATTATTCTTGCAGCTCGATCGACGAGCGGCCTCGCGTGCCTGCTGCACCGCCGGCAGCAGCAACGCAATCAAAATGGCAATGATCGCAATCACCACCAGCAATTCAATGAGTGTGAAGCCTCGCGGCGAGGCCCCGAATTTGAAACAGACATAGTTTCCTCAAGATGCCGCGCTGTCCATCCAGACGCTGACAGGGGAATATGCGATCTCGTCTGTGTCGGCAGGACCAACGACAGCACTCAGCATAAGAGGACGTAAACGTCGACATGAAGCGGCGTCCGCGAAGCCACAAATGCGGCGCACGAACGAACACAAATCACACGAGCGACCTGACGCCGAGTGTTGGAAGAATAGAAGTTTCAGAGAGACCCGCTGCTGCCAGCCGTATTGCTCGAACAGAGTCGGTTCTCCGGACAGCGATCAGCTCAACTCCGCAGGAGGAACCGGAACATCGTCAGGAAGTCTCTGGTCCAGCGTGCCGGACGGAAATAAACCGTAGCTGGACTGACGGTCTACCAGGTTCGCGTGATATCCGGAAGCGGACCAAACGACAGCAGCAGCAAATGGACAAGCCGAGCCATACTGAATGGACTGCTGATCACGACAACATCCGAAGTTGCCGCGTTGGCTTCCGCAGGCCTCACGAGCGTCGGTGAATCGTCACCCCCCTTCCAGTCCGGCAACGTCAGTTCAAACCACAGAAAGCTGATGTGAATATGACTGTGGGATTCCGACAACTCTCCGGATGCCAGGTCCGTCGCTGCGTCATCCGCTTCACGCCGATGCTCGTGGCTGTGAGAATGTCCGCTATGCGAATGCGTGTGCCCGCTATGCGAATGCGTGTGCCCGCCATGCGAATGCGTGTGCTCGCTATGCGAATGCCGGTGCGCGCCGTGGTTTGCAGAACCTGAGTTTCTCGCATGAGAGTGGCTTTCGTCACCGTTTTCGTGCGCATGGCGAAACCCAGGGCTGATAAACAGTGTCACAACCAGCAACAATGCAACCAGCGCAACAACGATCGCCTGACCTGTCCGACGTCGTGACATGCTGAGATCGTACCAACGGGCCAACGCGAAGCAATGCGGAGCGTCGCGAGGACGACCGAAATGCGAAATGTTAATCGAAAGTTCATCGCGTTGGATTGCATGGATCCGTTTCGACGATTCCCGCAACGGACTCTGTCGGGGCATCTGCACTGGTAGTCCGCGATGAAATCTGACCGCGGTTCAGGTTCGATGGATCGATTGCAATCTTTCAACATTGTAATCTTTCAACATACTGATACTCTAACCATCATGAGAACGTCTGATGGTTGGATTCGAAGGATCGCATTTCCGTGAACCGCCTACCCGGTCGCCTGCGTCAACGACATGGCGCCTGCCCCCTTTGCTCACGCAGGAAACTTTGCTGTCAGATTCAACAAGGCATAGAGGAACATTCAGATGTTGCAAAAACGAAAATCGGGGTTTACTCTGATTGAACTTCTTGTGGTCATTGCGATCATCGCTGTCCTGATTGCGCTGTTGCTGCCGGCTGTCCAGCAGGCTCGCGAGGCGGCTCGGCGGACACAGTGCAAGAGCCACCTCAAGCAACTCGGCATCGCTCTGCACAACTATCATGACGTCCACAATACATTCCCACCGAATCTGATTCCCGGCGGTCGACCGGGGTCCGGCGGATACATTGGCTATTCGCAGGGCAATTGGGGAGTCATGGCCTATCTGACTCCGTTTCTGGAACAGACGGCTGTTTATGGGTTGCTCAATCTGGAGTCGCCAACCTACCAGAACGTTAGTGGTTCATGGATCATTCCTGATGCCAACAATCGACTGGCGGCGGCCACTTTGGTTCCTTTGTATTTGTGCCCGTCCGATTCGTCGCAGAAGGTGTCCAGCAACTGGGGAGTTACCGAAGGAATTGGCCCGACCAACTATTGTGCCAATATGGGAACGGGAATCGATCCGACCGGAGTCAATCATGGATCGCCATACAACGCCGATGGCGTCTTTTTTGCGGATTCCAAAATTCGCTTTGCGTTCATCACCGATGGTTCCAGCAATACGGCGGCGATGACAGAAAGTCTGCTGGGCGAGGGACCCACGGTGTCCGGAGCCGCGACGCCGCCCGCTTCGGAAAAGAAGGCTTATCGCAATCTGGCGTTTGGCACCAGTATCTCAGATGCAAACTGCGCGGCCGCCACGACTTACAATCAGTCAGATCCGAGACAGTTTTCGTGGTATTCAGGCGAAATTCGTTGTGCATCGTATAACCACTACTACGGCCCCAACAGCAAACAGTATGACTGCGTGGCCAATGCAGCAGCTTCACTGGGATACATCGCATCCGGCTGGAAAGCACCGCGAAGTCAGCATGTTGGTGGAGTGAATCTTTTACTGTGCGATGGTTCCTGCCGCTTTATCAGCGACAGCATCGACGCAGGAATCTGGCGTGCCCTGGGAACTCGTTCCGGCGGCGAAGTGATCGGCGAGTTTTAAGTCGCAGCAACTCCATCGTGTCTCTGTCTCCATTGGATCAGACATGCCTGAAACAAAAAACCTGGTCTCACTAACGCCCGACGATGTCGCTCAATGGTATCGAGACGGCTACGTGATCGTGCGAGGCGTGTTTCGCACAGACGAAATGAACGCTCTTTCCAATGAGGCGTGGCGGCTGACTCAGCAGGAAGACTTAATCGACAAGCACAACCTGCGTTGTCGGTTTCGTGAAACCCATGACAGCGTCGACTGTCTATGGGAAACGTTTGATCCTGTAATTGACTTAAGCTCTGTGTGCGAAAGCTTTGCACACGATCAAAGGTTGCTGAACATTCTGCAGGATCTGTACGGCGAACGGGCGTATTTGTTCAAGGACAAGCTGATCTTTAAGCAGCCTGGGACGAAGGGTTATGAGTTGCATCAGGACTGGATTGCCTGGCCCGGATTTCCTCGAAGCTTTCTGACGGTACTGGTTCCGATTGATGCGTCCACAGAAGGCAATGGCTGCACCGAAGTCTTTCCGGGCTATCACAGGCAGGGATGTCTCACACCCGAAGATGGTCAGTATCACGGGCTGCCCGACAACACTGTCGATGAAGCTCAGCGAATTCCACTGGTTCTTGATCCCGGAGACATCGCCATCTTCGACGGCTTCACGCCTCATCGATCGGCAGCCAACCTGTCCGATTGCTGGCGCCGTCAACTGTACCTCAGCTACAACGCTGCTTCCGATGGCGGCGACCAGCGTGACGCTCATTATGTCGAATTTCATGACTACCTGCGGAAACGTTACTCGGAACACAACTTTCAGGAAACATATTTCCGGTGATCCGTCATGAATGAATCAGCAGTGCCCCACACCGGCGCGACGATATCGCCAGCAACATCTTCAAACCGGTACGCCTGGATGATGGTTGTCGTTGCTGCGCTGGCGATGGTGGCGACGCTGCCCGGTCGAACGCACGGTCTGGGCATGATCACCGAACGCCTGCTGAACGATCCGGTTCTGCAGCTGGATCGCATCTCTTACAGTCGTATCAACCTGTGGGGGACACTGCTGGGAGGCCTGTTTTGTCTGCCGTGCGGCTGGATGATTGATCGGTTTGGCCTGCGAATTTCGCTGACCTTTACCGTGGCTGCTTTGGCAGCGACCGTGTTGTGGATGACTCGCCTGACCAGCCCGATTCAGTTTTCCGCGGCCATTGTGCTGACTCGAGGCTTCGGTCAAAGCGCGTTGTCGGTTATCAGTATTACGATGGTCGGCAAGTGGTTTACGGGACGGCTGAGTTTATCGATGGCCGTCTATTCGCTGTTGCTCTCGTTGGGATTCGCCTATGCAGCTCAACTGGCAAAGCCGTGGGCTGATGCCGACTGGCGACTTGTCTGGAGCGGCATGGGCTATCTGCTGGTGCTGTTCGCTGTGGTTTGCGCGTTCGCTGTTCGTGATCCGCAACGATCGGCCGAACGCAAGTCCAAAACAACCATCGGATCCGCTAACTCCGATCCCGACCGTGCCGTTTCAGATAATACGGAGATGGCGAGTTGCTGTTCGACGGGCATCGATCCGATCAAAACAATGTCGGTTGAAAACAGCATGACAACCGCGGCTGCGCTCAGAACTCAAGCCTTCTGGGTGTTCGCTCTTTCCATTTCGCTGGTTGGACTGATGAGTTCCGGGTTGTCACTGTTTAATGAATCGGTGTTGACCGCTCAGGGATTTCCCAAAGATGTTTTCTACAACCTGATCACGCTGACGGGCACTGTCGGTTTGTTGGCCAAATTGCCGGTTGGGTGGCTGGGACAACGCTGTCGACTTAATCGAATGCTGACCGTTGGTCTGATGTTGCAGGCGGTCTGTATGTTTGCGCTTCCATCGATTCGTAGTACCATCGGCATCACGCTGTACGGAGCTGCGATGGGAGTCTCCGGAACCATAACGACTGTTCTGTTCTTTACCGTTTGGGGCCAGGTGTTCGGACAGAAACATCTGGGCCAAATCCAGTCACTGGCCCAAATGCTGACAGTTGTGTTTTCCGCCGTCGGGCCATTGGTGTTCGGCAAATGCTTTGCAAATTTCTGCAGCTATCAGCCCGCATTTTGGGGCATTTCTGCGGTATCGATAGCATTCGCGATCTGGTCGTGGCTCATCGCGTTGCCGGAAACTGAGGGCGAAGCATCACGCGATTTGTCTTCCACGACCCGTTCTGTGTTCAATTACCAATCTGTTCCTCAGGAGTCATAACCATGGCCGCAGTTATTCAATCGTCGCCTGCTGAAAGCGTGCCCGTAACCGAAGCCGAGCAATCGCCAGCTGCCGCTCGGTTTCATCTGTCTCTGAATGTGTCGGACATTGATCGACTGGTGGAATTCTTCCAGCGCGTGTTCGGAGTTGCACCGGCCAAGCATCGGTCGGACTATGCCAAGTTTGAACTTGATTTCCCGCCTCTGGTATTGTCACTGGAACCCGGCTTGCCTGGCGACCAGGGCTCCTTCAATCACGCGGGGTTCCGGTTCGCGACCGTCGCCGATCTGGTCAGCGCTCAGGAACGTTTGGAAGCCGCTGGCATTTCGACTCAACGAGAAGACGGGGTGGAATGCTGTTACGCTCGGCAAACAAAATTCTGGGTACACGATCCCGACGGCCGACTTTGGGAGTTCTATGTGCTGGACGGTGACATCGATCATCGTGGGCAGGGTCAGACAATGGATCAGATGACGGGACACACTTCCGAAGCGGAGTCCGCCGGTCGTTGCTCACTTGCCGAAGTCGCGCCGCAGGTGTACGAACATCGCATGGGAAGTGAAGTGCAGTTTCCCGCAACCGCGTGTGACGAAATTCTCCTTCGCGGCACGTTCAATGTACCCGTCACGGACTTACAGATCATAAATATTCTACAGCAGGCATTCGAAACCCTGCGTCCGGGGGGACACCTGGAACTTCACGTGCTGACCTGCGAATCGGCGATTGAAGGCGATCTGAATCTGCCAGGCCCGGCGGCCTGTGTGACGTTCGTCCCGGTGCGATCGTCGCTGATGCAGTTTGTGACCGATGCGGGGTTTATGGACCAGCAACTGATCACGTTTCGTTCGGGCGCCTGTTTTCAGGCCGACGGTCAGGCATTGCGAGAAACCAAAGTAAGAGCGGCTAAGCCATCGGCTAAATCATCAGAACAGGCCGCGATGGTCGCGTTGATCTATCGTGGCCCGTTTGCCGAAATTAAAGATGACGAAGGATATGTCTGGCGTCGAGGAATACAGGTGTCTGTCTCAGCCTGGCGCTGGCACGAACTTCAGGAACAGGGACTTGCCGACAACTTTACCGTCATTCCCGAAACGGTTGTGACAGGTACTTGTGGCGTTTGATTCATGCGGAATGCCAAAACGTCAGCTCGTCGATTGTTTCGCGTGCAGATGTCGATAAAATCCGAACGTTCATAAGAATAACCAGATGTGCATACGTCAAAGGATGTGCAGACGATGGCAACGCAGGACGTATTTCAGGCAGACTTTTGTGCAGAAAGGCTCAAAGCGCTCGGTGATCCTCATCGGCTGCGCATCGTGGATGCTCTGCGGTACGGCGAAATGACGGTCAGTGATATCGCTGAGTTCCTGGAAGCAGAAGTTGTCACTATTTCGCATCACCTAAAGATTATGAAGTACGCCAGTCTGGTCGAAGTGCGTCGGGAAGGGCGCTTCATGTACTATCGGCTGCATTCGGATGTGATGACATCAGCCAGGAAGGGTTCGAAGTTCCTGGACCTGGGCTGCTGCCGCCTGGAAGTACCGGATCGCGCATAGCAGGGGAATCACACAGCGTTTCACACGTAGCCGAAAGGCCCGGTCCTATCTTAGTCAGCCTGTTGGAAATCAGAACTTGCCCGAGCGAGAGACCTGAAAACACGACGGTCTACAGCTGTCCAGCGTGCCCGTCGCGATTCTTCAACGGAAAATTAGACAGTTGCGTACCACCTGGCCTGTCGGCCGCGGGTGAGGCAAATACG from the Planctomycetaceae bacterium genome contains:
- a CDS encoding porin, giving the protein MQNRIATLTTLVFAIVWSTFVTIGQAAFIAHTPSDRLESQIDAQARRIQELEERLDERTSLFGSIPVTGGQSCVPSRVVRVPVVAEFPEPESCGESEGRKFLKLDYYADYDKGFVIRPVDPKKHPFELKVDGWVQFRHHAFARDTDNWTDNAGVTRPVQNRNAFDIERARLNLSGTVIDPRSTFFIQIDGDTDGAHTLDFFDYWWAWQFSDSFQIQMGKRKVPGSRQWLLGARRTRLVDRPMATDFFRPDRTVGIFGVGTLGETGHYEVMVGNGYSSANIPNSASDNRLTFAATNYFDLLGDFGGQLVDFSNSDDPLVRIGHSFVYSPQAGRATGTPLDEADFVRLADGTKLVQTGALAPGTTVTGFDVLLYSVDAAWKYRGWSVDAEMYLRWINQLQGDGPLPESEIFQKGVFVEGGRFLIPKLLDFNVRYSHVSGEFGNASEYAAGFNWYPLKKSTMKVSFDVTSLDGSPLQNTTSDILVGDDGTLFRTQFQAEF
- a CDS encoding DUF1559 domain-containing protein, with the translated sequence MLQKRKSGFTLIELLVVIAIIAVLIALLLPAVQQAREAARRTQCKSHLKQLGIALHNYHDVHNTFPPNLIPGGRPGSGGYIGYSQGNWGVMAYLTPFLEQTAVYGLLNLESPTYQNVSGSWIIPDANNRLAAATLVPLYLCPSDSSQKVSSNWGVTEGIGPTNYCANMGTGIDPTGVNHGSPYNADGVFFADSKIRFAFITDGSSNTAAMTESLLGEGPTVSGAATPPASEKKAYRNLAFGTSISDANCAAATTYNQSDPRQFSWYSGEIRCASYNHYYGPNSKQYDCVANAAASLGYIASGWKAPRSQHVGGVNLLLCDGSCRFISDSIDAGIWRALGTRSGGEVIGEF
- a CDS encoding phytanoyl-CoA dioxygenase family protein — encoded protein: MPETKNLVSLTPDDVAQWYRDGYVIVRGVFRTDEMNALSNEAWRLTQQEDLIDKHNLRCRFRETHDSVDCLWETFDPVIDLSSVCESFAHDQRLLNILQDLYGERAYLFKDKLIFKQPGTKGYELHQDWIAWPGFPRSFLTVLVPIDASTEGNGCTEVFPGYHRQGCLTPEDGQYHGLPDNTVDEAQRIPLVLDPGDIAIFDGFTPHRSAANLSDCWRRQLYLSYNAASDGGDQRDAHYVEFHDYLRKRYSEHNFQETYFR
- a CDS encoding MFS transporter, which gives rise to MNESAVPHTGATISPATSSNRYAWMMVVVAALAMVATLPGRTHGLGMITERLLNDPVLQLDRISYSRINLWGTLLGGLFCLPCGWMIDRFGLRISLTFTVAALAATVLWMTRLTSPIQFSAAIVLTRGFGQSALSVISITMVGKWFTGRLSLSMAVYSLLLSLGFAYAAQLAKPWADADWRLVWSGMGYLLVLFAVVCAFAVRDPQRSAERKSKTTIGSANSDPDRAVSDNTEMASCCSTGIDPIKTMSVENSMTTAAALRTQAFWVFALSISLVGLMSSGLSLFNESVLTAQGFPKDVFYNLITLTGTVGLLAKLPVGWLGQRCRLNRMLTVGLMLQAVCMFALPSIRSTIGITLYGAAMGVSGTITTVLFFTVWGQVFGQKHLGQIQSLAQMLTVVFSAVGPLVFGKCFANFCSYQPAFWGISAVSIAFAIWSWLIALPETEGEASRDLSSTTRSVFNYQSVPQES
- a CDS encoding metalloregulator ArsR/SmtB family transcription factor: MHTSKDVQTMATQDVFQADFCAERLKALGDPHRLRIVDALRYGEMTVSDIAEFLEAEVVTISHHLKIMKYASLVEVRREGRFMYYRLHSDVMTSARKGSKFLDLGCCRLEVPDRA
- a CDS encoding ArsI/CadI family heavy metal resistance metalloenzyme — protein: MAAVIQSSPAESVPVTEAEQSPAAARFHLSLNVSDIDRLVEFFQRVFGVAPAKHRSDYAKFELDFPPLVLSLEPGLPGDQGSFNHAGFRFATVADLVSAQERLEAAGISTQREDGVECCYARQTKFWVHDPDGRLWEFYVLDGDIDHRGQGQTMDQMTGHTSEAESAGRCSLAEVAPQVYEHRMGSEVQFPATACDEILLRGTFNVPVTDLQIINILQQAFETLRPGGHLELHVLTCESAIEGDLNLPGPAACVTFVPVRSSLMQFVTDAGFMDQQLITFRSGACFQADGQALRETKVRAAKPSAKSSEQAAMVALIYRGPFAEIKDDEGYVWRRGIQVSVSAWRWHELQEQGLADNFTVIPETVVTGTCGV
- a CDS encoding DUF1559 domain-containing protein, producing MIAIIAILIALLLPAVQQAREAARRSSCKNNLKQLALGLHNYESTHGLLPPGYLHKFDPAGSGANHMGFAWGCMILPQLEQKNLYDQFNFNIPVFDVSQLIPREAHLSVFLCPSDPYSEGHFVVRDDTVSPIEQYGAASYAANWGPSTATVNLDDTPLQSRGVFYRNSRTKFRDITDGLSNTLFLGERTNGPLPATTAGGHQLFETAWAAAVREVTDLTDDHGHMVLFETQFRPNQPGTDDKGLSAPHTGIGQFAMGDGSVRAISENIDENVYNALGTRAGGEVIGEFWMIPRFPDSEYQTGEQTDQPAVIAAQIVPFANVAARLVAVSLLTERSPTLANFGVGEATSEESTTSQRVMWLLAHSNG